In one window of Danaus plexippus chromosome 7, MEX_DaPlex, whole genome shotgun sequence DNA:
- the LOC116770654 gene encoding thioredoxin, mitochondrial translates to MNNAICQGLRSPVRRLAGLRNKLISTSVVHNETILVKNYDDFVNKVMNNEKPVIVNFHAEWCEPCKILTPKLKELVEPFTSLDLAIVDVEDNAELVHTFEVKAVPAVIAIRNGLIVDKFIGLVDTDMINSLIERMAGKRNNGA, encoded by the exons ATGAATAATGCCATCTGTCAAGGACTGCGGTCACCAGTTCGGCGGCTCGCTGGTCTaagaaataaacttatatcaaCATCTGTTGTCCACAATGAGACCATTCTAGTCAAGAATTACGATGATTTCGTAAATAAG GTGATGAATAACGAGAAACCTGTGATAGTGAACTTCCACGCGGAGTGGTGTGAGCCGTGCAAGATCCTCACGCCGAAGCTCAAGGAGTTGGTTGAACCGTTCACTTCGCTGGATCTCGCCATAGTCGACGTGGAAGACAACGCGGAGCTAGTTCACACCTTTGAG GTGAAAGCGGTACCGGCGGTCATAGCCATCAGGAATGGTCTCATAGTGGACAAATTCATCGGCCTTGTGGACACGGACATGATCAACAGTCTCATAGAACGGATGGCGGGGAAACGGAATAATGGCGCGTAA